A stretch of the Capsicum annuum cultivar UCD-10X-F1 chromosome 10, UCD10Xv1.1, whole genome shotgun sequence genome encodes the following:
- the LOC107845654 gene encoding jasmonate-induced oxygenase 4: MEAQRVQLLAEKGEITVPSQYIQPPDTRPQNPNANVKEAEVPVIDLSSRSNLLEKMKKACKEWGAFQVINHKVPICLLDDMRRVGRNFFEGCEMEEKLRYSCDSSSPASEGYGSRMLVESNETVLDWRDYFDHHTLPLSRRDPSHWPESPADYRKVVAEYSDHMKSLAQELLGLVSESLGLTCQCIENIVGDFYQNITISYYPPCPQPELTLGLQSHSDMGAITLLIQDDVGGLEVFNNEEWVTVKPMSNAICVILADQTEIITNGEYRSAQHRALTNAKRSRLSVATFHDPAKARQISPAFHPPRYRPVIYGDYVSSWYTKGPEGKRNLDALLI, encoded by the exons atggaaGCTCAAAGAGTACAATTATTAGCTGAAAAAGGCGAAATAACAGTACCATCACAATACATACAACCGCCGGATACCAGACCACAAAACCCTAACGCTAACGTAAAGGAGGCAGAAGTACCAGTAATCGATCTGAGTTCACGTTCGAACCTTctagaaaaaatgaagaaagcgTGCAAAGAATGGGGAGCATTTCAAGTAATAAATCATAAGGTACCGATTTGTTTGCTTGATGATATGAGGAGAGTTGGTAGGAATTTTTTTGAAGGTTGTGAAATGGAAGAGAAGCTTAGGTATTCATGTGATTCGAGTTCTCCTGCTTCTGAAGGTTATGGAAGTCGAATGTTAGTTGAGTCGAATGAGACGGTGTTGGATTGGAGAGATTATTTTGATCATCATACTCTTCCGTTGTCTCGTCGTGATCCTTCTCATTGGCCTGAATCTCCTGCTGATTACAG GAAAGTTGTAGCAGAATATAGCGATCACATGAAATCCCTTGCTCAGGAACTTCTTGGTTTAGTTTCGGAGAGTCTAGGCTTGACATGTCAGTGTATAGAAAATATTGTTGGGGATTTTTACCAAAATATCACTATTAGTTACTATCCACCCTGCCCTCAACCGGAGCTTACTCTTGGACTGCAATCACATTCTGACATGGGTGCCATTACTCTTCTCATCCAAGATGATGTGGGAGGTCTTGAGGTTTTCAATAATGAAGAATGGGTTACTGTTAAACCAATGTCAAATGCTATCTGTGTGATCTTAGCTGACCAAACTGAG ATTATAACTAATGGCGAGTACAGAAGTGCTCAACATCGCGCACTGACAAACGCTAAGAGATCCCGGCTATCAGTTGCCACATTTCATGATCCTGCCAAGGCCAGGCAAATATCCCCTGCCTTCCATCCACCTAGATATCGCCCAGTGATTTATGGCGACTATGTTTCGTCATGGTACACTAAAGGGCCAGAAGGGAAGAGGAATCTTGATGCACTTCTAATTTAA